The Methylocella tundrae genome contains the following window.
CTCGAAAAATGCAGCGCGTCCGCCGCGAGCGCCTCGCTTTTTGTCGCCCTTGAGATTTTTCTCAAGCTGCGCCAGCGGATCAGATCCACCACGATCGAGGCCATCAGCACCGCGAAAACGATATAGCCCGCGCTTATTTCGACGTCGTGACTAAAAAGCCGCCGCACCGCTTCGACCAGGATGAAGGCCGAAAGCGCGAAGAGGAATCCGGTTTCGATCAGCGCGGCCAAAGCTTCGACCTTGGCGTGGCCATATTGGTGCTCGTTGTCGGCGGGCTTGTGGGCGATGCGGATTGCGAAATAGGTGAGCGCCGTTGTCGCGACGTCGGCGAGATTGTGTCCCGCCTCGGAGAGCACGGCGAGCGAGCCCGATAAGAGGCCGGCGATCAGCTTGGCGATCGTCATCGCCGCGCTGACCGCGATCGACGCGAGCGCGGCGCCTTCCTTTAGTCTCTGATCGGCCTTTTCGACGTTCACGCTGTCGCTCATCGAAACGGGTTCCTTCGTCCGCCGCGCTGCGGCAGCTTGCCGGGGGCGGCAGGCGACGCGCTTCGTGCTATAGGCTCGCCAGTTCGACGGAGCGTCGCGGGCCGCGACCGGGCAGCGGCGGAAAGGGAGAATTGAACATGGAATATCTTCATACGATGGTTCGAATCTCGGATCTTGAGAAGTCGCTTGAATTCTATACCGACAAGCTCGGCCTTGTTGAAATCAAGCGTGTCGAAAGCGAAGCTGGCCGCTACACGCTGATTTATCTGGCGGCGCCCGGCGATGCGGTTCGCGCCAAACAATCGCAAGCTCCGTTGATCGAACTGACCTATAATTGGGAGAGCGAGGTCTATACTGGCGGCCGCAATTTCGGCCATCTGGCGTTCGCCGTCGACGATATTTATGCGACCTGCGACAGGCTGATGAAAGCGGGCGTCACGATCAACAGACCGCCAAGGGATGGCCACATGGCCTTTATCCGCTCACCCGACGCCATCTCGATCGAACTGTTGCAGAAGGGCGGCGCGCTGCCGAAACAGGAGCCCTGGGCCTCGATGGCCAATACAGGGGCGTGGTAACTTTGAGCGCCTCTCCTCGGTCTTTGCTATCGGGCGAACTGGCAAGGCTGGCGCCGCCTCGGACCTCGGCCTATTTTCTCGATGTCGACGGCACTTTGCTCGAGATCAGGCCGCGGCCCGAGGATGTCGCAGCCGACGCGTTTTTGCGCGCGCTGCTGCAGGACGTCGCCGGGCGAGCCGGGGCGGCGCTGGCGCTGGTCAGCGGCCGCAAGATCGACGACCTCGACCGCATCTTCGAGCCGCTGGTTTTGCCCGCCGCCGGATTGCATGGCGCAGAGATCCGTTTCGTCGACGGCAGCCGGATTTTTGCGCAGAGCGGCGTCATGGACGCCGCGCGGCCGAAGCTGCGCGCGTTTGCCGAGCTTCATCCCGGCCTGAGGCTGGAAGACAAGGGCGCGACCCTTGCCCTGCATTTTCGTCAGCGGCCGGAACTTGCGGATGAGGTTTTGACGATGCTTGAATCGGTCGCAGACGGTCCAGGGCTCGCGGTGCAGCCGGGCAAGATGGTGGCTGAACTGAAGCAGTCGGACCACACCAAAGCGACGGCGGTCGAAGCTCTGCTGGCGAGCGCGCCTTTCGCCGGGCGAACGCCCGTTTTCATCGGTGACGATCTGACCGATGAGAGCGGCTTTGTTTTTGTCAATGCGCGGGGCGGCATTTCGATTCGCGTCGGAGCGGCTCGGACGATGACCGCCGCGCAGTTCCGGGTTGGTGAGCCGGCGGAACTGCGCGCTGAACTGGAGGCGCTGAAGGGCTAGTCCTGGTGAGTGTCAGGACGCCGGAAAACAGGCGCCGCCGGGCGATGGGCCGAACGGCGTCAGAGGCGCCTCAATAGCGAGCAGAAACGGGCGCTCCGCAAATCCAGGTTTCTTCGAGGCGCGGACCGTCCGGCGTCTCCACGGGATGAACGTCGAAACATTCCGCCGGAGGCCGGTGGTATACGTAACCATAAGGATAGGGACGGCCCCAGAAACCCAAGGTGTCGTCTGTGCCCAATGAATTCGCGTGGCCGGCGGCTGGAAGGGCCAGCGCCGCGATGCCGAGCCCCATGATGGAAAAGATAAGCTTAGCTGGCGCCATCGGGCGAAACCTTATCTCGAACAGACCTTGAATTTTTACGTTGTCAGTATCCCATAATCCGCGTCATCAAGCAAGCCAATAGCCCAGCTTGACGAGGCGCGCGATTTGCGGCTGCGCAGCATATAATCATTCCGCCCGTAAATATGCCTATCGCGATTGCGATTGGAGCGCGGCCGAAGGCAATGGCTTGAGCGTCGCCGTGGTGGCCGGCGAGGCCAAGCGAGCCTTTCGAGGCGAGGCCCCGAGGAGGATTTCTCCGCGCGGGGGCAAAGTTAAATCATTTTCACGCCACGAAACTATCTGGCGCCGCAATTGCTTTAATGTCCCTGTTTCGATGGCAGGTCCCCAACTCAAGCGACGCCGCTTCATCCTTTGGCCTTTGGCTGGGCGATGAGCGGCGTCTTTTTTATTGGCCATGCGATTCTCGAGCGGCCGCGCGGAACGCTGCAAAACGACAGGCGTCTGCGCGCTCTGAGAATCAGCTTCGGGAAGGCCACGGGAAAGAGCAACGCCCCGGCGGGGGGAATCGCTGGTCGGCGTCCGCAAAAACCGCGCTTTGCGAGCCTCGGCCTGAGCCGCCCCTACGCAACCGGATTGATCCGTTGAGTTTTTCGTCAGTCAGTGTATGATGATCATCATCATATCTAGGCTGCCTTCACAAGGTCTGCGGATCAGGCATGAAAACAACGCGAGGCGCCGGATGGCGATTGAACGCCGCCCCCCAAGGCTCCGTCTCTCAGCATCGATTCCGAGAGCGGACTCAGACTCGCGGCGGGGGCGACAAAGGGAACGGCTCGCCGTCGAGAAAGGCGCGAATGTCGGCGACCGTGTCGGAATAGAAGGTGCGGTAGGCGCTATCGGACACGTAGCCGATGTGAGGGGTCGCGAGCACATTATCGAGCGAGCGGAAAGGATGCAGAGGGCTCAAAGGCTCGACGTCGAATACGTCGATCGCGGCGCCGGCGATTTTGCGAGCCCGCAGCGCGTCGATCAGCGCGGCTTCGTCGACGATCGGTCCGCGCGAAGTGTTGACGAGTCGCGCGGTCGGCTTCATCAGAGCGAGCTCGCGCGCGCCGACCAGGCCTCGCGTCCGGCCGCTGAGAACAAGATGGATGGTGAGGATGTCGGCCTGACTGAAGAGTTCGTCCTTCGCGACGAATTCAGCGCCCGCCGCCGCCGCGCTTTCCGCCGTCATGTTCTGGCTCCAGGCGATGATTTTCATGCCGAACGCAGCGCCGATGCGCGCCACCTCCGCGCCTATATTGCCAAGTCCGAGAATGGCGAGGGTCCTGCCGCGCAGGTGAGCGCCGATCGAGCGTTGCCAGCCGCCAGAGCGCAGCGAAGCATTCTCGGACGCGATGTGGCGCGCGCTTGCAAGGATCATGGCCCATGTGAATTCAATTGTCGCATCGGACGAGTAGCCAGTGCGCGCAACCGGAATGCCCCGCTCAGTGGCGGCGGCGACGTCGATCGAAGCATTGCGTCGGCCAGTGGAGACGATCAGCTTCAGCCGGGGCAGCTTTTCAAGGATTGCGCGCGGCAAAGGCGTGCGCTCGCGCATGACGCAGATAATGTCGAAGGGCAGCAGGCGCGCGACCAGCGCCTCGGGGTCCTCGATGTGGTCATTAAAGACAGTCACGATTGCGCGGCCCTGAAGCTGCGACCAGTCGGCCATGTCCAGCGCGACATTCTGATAGTCATCCAGAATGGCGATATCGACGGGCTCGGGGATCGCATTCATGTCGCATCTCATTCGTCTTGGTCGAGCGTCGATGCGCTATCGTCAAATGACCGCAGTGCCGGATTCTGTCGCGCCCATGTCAATCGGCCGGCTGAATTTCATTTGGCTGTTGCGCGATGGCGGATCTTCGCTTGCGTATCACACGAGCCGGATTGCCGCCATAGACGGTCCATGGCTCCAGGGATTTGAAGGCGACGCCTCGGGCGCCGAGAACCGCGCCTTCTCCAACGGTCACGCCAGGACCGACGAACGCATCGGATGCGACCCACGCATATCGGCAGATGCGGATTGGCTGCGTATAGAGCTGGAAAGTCGGGCTGTCGATATCGTGCGTTCCCGACACCAGGTGACTATATTGGGAGACGCTCGCATAATCTTCCAAGGTGACCTTGCCTTGGCAATAACAATTGACGTTCCAGCCAATGGTCGAATGGTCCCCCATTTCCAGATTTGACGGGAGCCAGACCTTAACGCTGCCGTAAATGCGGGCGCCGCGACCGATCTTTGCTCCGAAGGCGCGCAGGAGAAAGCGCCGCCAGCCATGCAGCGGAGGCGGCGTCCATGACGCCAGCAGCAGCCAGGTCAGATGCCACGCCGCGCGGATGATCCGGTTTTTGAGCGAGAAGCTTGGACCGCCATGTAAAGCATTGGCTTTAGAAGCTTCGAGTGGTTCCAACATCCAGCGCCTCGCTGTTATCTCGTTCAGCTATCATCATCGCTGAGGGTATGCGTCCTCGAAGCATATCTCAATTTTAGGATAGAGAGCACAGCGCGCAATCTTTCGGGAAAGTTCTTGCAGGCGATATGCGACGATTTGCCCGCCTTGCCGTCCACTGCTTTGTCGCCTCGTTTGGCGTTGTGAATTCACGCGTTCCCAACATCGCATGGAGCCGGGGCTCGAGGCGTTCCCTCATCGACGAGTTCATCGAGGATGGCGTTGAGATTTGCGCGGAAATTTGCATCCAGATAGTTCCGCCGGACCTTCTGCAGACCATTTTCGCCCATCGCTTTTGCAAGCTCGGGTTGCGTCAGCAGTCTGTGCAGCCGGTCCACGATCATCGACACATCGTCTGGGTCAACGACGAAACCGTCGACGCCGTCCGACACGACTTCACTTGACGCCCCTTCCGAACTGCAAATGACCGGAAGGCCGCGCAACCAGGCCTCGAGATAGACAATCCCAAACCCCTCCTTCGAGGAGGGCATGGCGAAAACCGTCGCCCGTGCATAGGCGGCGTTCAACTCCTCGTCCTCGACTTGTCCGAGAAACGTGATCTTGTCGAAGACGCCGAGATTTTTTGCGAGTGTTTCGAGTTCGGCTCGCAGCTTCCCGTCTCCAACGATCTCGAACTTCAGGGACGGTATAAGATCCTTGAGCTTGGCGATGGCGCGGATCACCTGATTGACGTTTTTTTTGCGATCGCGCGCGCTGAGCCTGGAAACGCAAAGAATCGTGGCGCCTTCGCGCTTCTGCGGGCCTGGCGGTTGCGGAAGGAGGTCGACCGCGTTGGGAAGAAGCCGGAATTTGGCGGCGGGGATCTTGAAAACCCGCGACATGGTGGCGCCGGTAAATGCGCTGACGGAGGCGATCCGCGTTACCGCGCGCAAGAACCAGGGGTCGAAGTAATGCAAGTTCGGCAGCTGCGGCCGCGTCCACACCTCTATGCCATGGACAAACATGAGAATCGGAAGTTTTGGCCGCAACAGCCGCACGACTGGCGCGATAATAGCCAGTCTGACATGGCATAAAACGAGTATGTCCGCCTCAAGCGCGCCGCGCCAAACGGCCTTCGACAGGAAAATCAGGCTATCCTTGACGGGGATGAACTCAATTCCTGGGATCGGCGTGATCGACGCGGGCTCATCTCCAGAAAGGAGCGCTGCCGGGTTCGGTTGCCCTCGCAGCTGCGCCCTCTCGGCGAGGGCCTGGAACGCCCGGCGATTGAAATTCTGCAATCCGCCTATTTTCGAATAGGTTTGCAGGGCGCAAATAACGATCCGTTCGGGCTTACCTGAACTCGTCAAAACACGATCCATCTATGGCCCGGATAGTCGGTCGAAAGGCGGAACGCCCAAAAAGCGTCCAAGGCGTCAACATCCATCTCATCTCGCATTTTTCCAGTGAACGATGCGTTTTCGCCGCCGATCCCTTCCTGCTCCGGAATAGTCCTCTCAGGGGGCGCCCGGTCAAGGCTCGAATGGGTCGATTTGGAAATAATTGAGGGCTATGGTCCGGCCGATCGAGGAATAAGCCTCCTCTCATCAAGGCTCAAGACGCGGGTCGTGGGCGTTAGGCGGATCGTCGCGGGGCAGCAACGAGGGTCGCCGTCCTTCTTAAGTGGGAACGGCGGCGTGAGCCGGAAATGGCCAGCCCTACGCTCCGCGGCGCAATGCAACGATCTGGATGATTTGACTTCGAGGCGCCGTCGCTCGATCGCGATCGAATGCGCGACAGGGAAGCGCGGGGGGCAGCGGAGGCGGCGCCGTGGGCGCCGCCAAAAAAATCAGCTGGCTTTGGAAAAATTGGCCGCCTCTTCCGATCCGGCGGTTGCGTTGCCGGCGCTATAGGAATGCGCCCCGGCCCCTGCCAGTTTGCCGCCGTCGACGATCAGATATTCGTCGCGGATCGGCCTTCCCTCGAACCAGCATTCGAGAATTTCCCGCGTGCCGGCCGCGTAGCGCGTCTGGGCCGAGAGCGAGGAGCCCGAGATATGCGGGGTCATGCCATGATGGGGCATGCTGCGCCAGGGATGATCCTTAGGCGCTGGTTGCGGGAACCAGACGTCGCCGGCATAGCCCGCGAGCCGGCCGCTTTCGAGCGCCCGGACAATCGCGTCGCGGTCGCAGATTTTTCCGCGCGCGGTATTCACGAGATAGGCGCCGCGCTTCATCTTGGCCAAGAGCGCGTCGTTGAAGAGATGCTCGGTTTCAGGGTGCAGCGGTGCGTTGATCGTGACGACGTCGCAGACCTTCACCATGTCTTCGACCGTCGGATGCCAGATCAGTCCAAGCTCTTTCTCGGTCGCCTCGGGCAGGCGATGCCGGTCGTAATAATGAAGATGCATGTCGAAGGGCCTCAGGCGGCGCAGCACCGCAAGGCCGATGCGGCCGGCCGCCACGGTGCCGACATGCATGCCCTCGACGTCATAAGAACGCTCGACGCAATCGGCGATGTTCCAGCCGCCCTTCACCACCCATTGATAGGACGGAATGTAGTTGCGCACGAGCCCGAGGATCA
Protein-coding sequences here:
- a CDS encoding VOC family protein; translation: MEYLHTMVRISDLEKSLEFYTDKLGLVEIKRVESEAGRYTLIYLAAPGDAVRAKQSQAPLIELTYNWESEVYTGGRNFGHLAFAVDDIYATCDRLMKAGVTINRPPRDGHMAFIRSPDAISIELLQKGGALPKQEPWASMANTGAW
- the otsB gene encoding trehalose-phosphatase, which encodes MSASPRSLLSGELARLAPPRTSAYFLDVDGTLLEIRPRPEDVAADAFLRALLQDVAGRAGAALALVSGRKIDDLDRIFEPLVLPAAGLHGAEIRFVDGSRIFAQSGVMDAARPKLRAFAELHPGLRLEDKGATLALHFRQRPELADEVLTMLESVADGPGLAVQPGKMVAELKQSDHTKATAVEALLASAPFAGRTPVFIGDDLTDESGFVFVNARGGISIRVGAARTMTAAQFRVGEPAELRAELEALKG
- a CDS encoding D-2-hydroxyacid dehydrogenase family protein, which produces MNAIPEPVDIAILDDYQNVALDMADWSQLQGRAIVTVFNDHIEDPEALVARLLPFDIICVMRERTPLPRAILEKLPRLKLIVSTGRRNASIDVAAATERGIPVARTGYSSDATIEFTWAMILASARHIASENASLRSGGWQRSIGAHLRGRTLAILGLGNIGAEVARIGAAFGMKIIAWSQNMTAESAAAAGAEFVAKDELFSQADILTIHLVLSGRTRGLVGARELALMKPTARLVNTSRGPIVDEAALIDALRARKIAGAAIDVFDVEPLSPLHPFRSLDNVLATPHIGYVSDSAYRTFYSDTVADIRAFLDGEPFPLSPPPRV
- a CDS encoding putative colanic acid biosynthesis acetyltransferase; amino-acid sequence: MLEPLEASKANALHGGPSFSLKNRIIRAAWHLTWLLLASWTPPPLHGWRRFLLRAFGAKIGRGARIYGSVKVWLPSNLEMGDHSTIGWNVNCYCQGKVTLEDYASVSQYSHLVSGTHDIDSPTFQLYTQPIRICRYAWVASDAFVGPGVTVGEGAVLGARGVAFKSLEPWTVYGGNPARVIRKRRSAIAQQPNEIQPAD
- a CDS encoding glycosyltransferase family 4 protein — encoded protein: MTSSGKPERIVICALQTYSKIGGLQNFNRRAFQALAERAQLRGQPNPAALLSGDEPASITPIPGIEFIPVKDSLIFLSKAVWRGALEADILVLCHVRLAIIAPVVRLLRPKLPILMFVHGIEVWTRPQLPNLHYFDPWFLRAVTRIASVSAFTGATMSRVFKIPAAKFRLLPNAVDLLPQPPGPQKREGATILCVSRLSARDRKKNVNQVIRAIAKLKDLIPSLKFEIVGDGKLRAELETLAKNLGVFDKITFLGQVEDEELNAAYARATVFAMPSSKEGFGIVYLEAWLRGLPVICSSEGASSEVVSDGVDGFVVDPDDVSMIVDRLHRLLTQPELAKAMGENGLQKVRRNYLDANFRANLNAILDELVDEGTPRAPAPCDVGNA
- a CDS encoding NAD-dependent formate dehydrogenase, whose translation is MAKIVCVLYDDPVDGYPKSYARDDLPHIDHYPDGQTLPTPKAIDFQPGALLGSVTGELGLRKYLESLGHTFIVTSSKDGPDSVLERELPDTEIVISQPFWPAYLTAERIAKAPKLKLAITAGIGSDHVDLQAAIDRKITVAEVTYCNSISVAEHVVMMILGLVRNYIPSYQWVVKGGWNIADCVERSYDVEGMHVGTVAAGRIGLAVLRRLRPFDMHLHYYDRHRLPEATEKELGLIWHPTVEDMVKVCDVVTINAPLHPETEHLFNDALLAKMKRGAYLVNTARGKICDRDAIVRALESGRLAGYAGDVWFPQPAPKDHPWRSMPHHGMTPHISGSSLSAQTRYAAGTREILECWFEGRPIRDEYLIVDGGKLAGAGAHSYSAGNATAGSEEAANFSKAS